CGACGAGGACGACCCCTACGGCGAGCGCTGGTGGCCCCCGGGACACGTCCTCGGGTGGGAACACACGTTCGTCCACGAGAACTACGAGTTCCTCACGGCGGTCGCGGACGGCGGCGAGTACCGCCCGAACTTCGCCGACGGGGCGACTGTCCAGCGCGTGCTGGCGGCCATCGAGGAGAGTGACGAGCGCGGCGAGCGCCTGAGAGTCGAATGAGCGCAAGCGACGACGAGACGGGGCGGGTGACACTCGCGTTCTCGCTGGCGGCCGTCGAACGACTCGAGAACCCGACAGCGGCGTTCGAGGACGCACAGACCTGGAGCCGGGCGGTCGGCCTAATCGACGACGACACCGACCGGATCGAGCGGCTCGTCGAGCAACACGACCTCCGACAGGACTTCGACCTGCAGGGCCGAGACAGATGGCTCACTCTGGACGAGGTCCGCGAGACGACCTCAACGCCGCGACACGTCTACGTCGGGGCGAGCGACGACGACATGCGCGTCTCGACGATGTTCGACTGGGAGTACGTCCGCGTCACCGAGGCCGCCGAGAAGGCCGACTGGGCGGTCGCCGAACCCTCCGAGTCGGGTGTCCTCGCCCGACTTCTGTCGGCCGTCCGGAGTCTGTTCAGGTGAGGCGACGGCCCCGTCACAGGACTCGATAGCGCTCAGTGCCGGTCAGCAGTTCGACGCGCCGACAGCCGGAGAGGGAAAAGCAATTGCCCGCCGCCCCCCACGTTGCAGTATGCGCATCGCCGTGCCCAACAAGGGCCGTCTCCACGAGCCGAGCGTCGAGTTGCTCGAACGCGCCGGACTGCACGTCGTCGACGGTGCCGACCGAAAACTCCACGCCGAGACGGTCGATCCCGATGTGACGATCCTGTTCGCCCGAGCCGCCGACATCCCCGAGTACGTCTCCGACGGGGCTGCCGACGTCGGCATCACCGGCCTCGATCAGGTCGCCGAGGCCCGGCGGGAGAACCTCGTCGAACTGCTCGATCTCGAGTTCGGGAGCTGTAAGCTCGTCCTCGCCGCGCCCGAAGACGGCGACATCGCTACCGTTGGCGACCTCGACGGCGGGCGGGTCGCGACCGAGTTCCCCAACGTGACCCGGGAGTTCCTCGACGAGCAGGGGGTCGACGCCGAGATTACCGAGGTCTCGGGCGCGACCGAGCTCACCCCGCACGTCGACATCGCCGACGCGATCGTCGATATCACCTCGACCGGGACGACCCTGCGGATGAACCGCCTGTCGGTCGTCGCGGACGTGCTCGAGTCGTCCGTCCGACTGTTCGCCCGCGAGGACACCCGCGACCACGAGAAAGTCCGGCAGGTCGAGACGGCGCTGGGATCGGTTCTCGCTGCCGATGGGAAACGCTATCTCATGATGAATACTCCGGCCGACGCCCTCGACGAGGTCAAAGAGGTGCTTCCCGGCATGGGCGGGCCGACAGTGATGGACATCGCGGGCAGTGACGACGTCGCGGTCCACGCGGTCGTCGACGACAGCGAGGTCTTCGAGACGATCAACGCGCTGAAAGACGTCGGTGCGAGCGACGTTCTCGTGACCGAAATCGAGCGTCTCGTCGAGTGACCGCTCCCGGAGCGGCGTCGTCCGACCGCCGACCAGCAGAACGTCACTCGACGATGTCCGTCGATGCAGTCGTATCCGTCTGGACGTCGGTGTCGAGATCGATATCTTGGATGAGATCGACCAGTTCCCGCAGTCGGGGGAACGTGTAGGCGGTGAGTTCCACGTCCGTCGATTCGGCGACGATGTCGGAGTCGACGACGAAGGCGATATCCTCCTGTGGCCAGCCGCCCATCTCGTCGACGATGTCGCTGGCGGGCCCGTACGCGAACGACGGCGTCGAGATGTCGATCGTCGTGTCGAGGACGTTCGCCCAGCCGTCGATGTAGCCGGAGGTCATGATGTTGCCGATCTCCTGCATGGCCGACCGCTCCATGTCGGTGAACAGGCCATCCGCAGGCTCGTCGCCGCCCATGCCGCCGACCATCTGTCCGACCAGTTGCTTGCTGTCGCGCGGTTCCAGCAGAAAGAGCACGTACCCGTGTGGCGGATCGACCAGTTCGACGAAGATCCCGACCTGTTTTTGCGAGCCGAGGTGAGTCTTGACGTCCTCGATGTCCAGAAAGTTGATCTTCGAGACCTCGATCCCGGCGTCGATCCCGGCCAGCTGACTCAGGTGATCGGCGACCGTCTCCGAGCCCTCCTTCGCCATCTTGTTGAACAGATCCAGCTTTCGAACGTCGACCTGGAGGCTCATATCGGTCACTCCGACTGCAGGACCGTAATACTGCCGCCCGCTCGATCACCTTCGATAACGGCTCCGACGCCGGTCGCGATCACTGGTCGAGGTCGTCAGGCGTCAGCGTCGTGGCGGTCCGCCAGTAGTGATCGAACGTGTCACTCGCCCACGAGCGGACGGCCTCGTCGTCGGTGTCGATCGACGCCCGCAGGACGCCGGTCTCGTCGCGCAACAGCATGTGGACGGTGTCGTCGGTGATCGTTACTGCGAGCGGGATTCCCTCTTCCCGGACGTGAATTTCGGTGTCCGGCGCGTCCAGCAGCGAGCGAAGCCGATCGCGGAGTTCGGGATCGTCAGCCAGCGCTTCGATCGCGCTCCGTGAAAGCACGCCGGCAAACGACAGCTCGCCGGCGCTCGCTCGCCGCTCGACGACCGTCAGGTTCTGTTCGTTGAACGCATGCGAGAAAGCTCGCACCTCGCCTGCCGCGCCGACCAGGTCGAGCAGGCGCTTGACGGGCGCGTTCGGACGGGTCTGGGTTGGCGTCGTGATCGTCGCGTCCGCGAGATGACGCAAGTCGAAGTCCATCGCGTGCGTCGGGAGATACCGCACCAGCCCCCGGAGTTCACATTCCGTTTCGAGGATCTCGAGGAGGTCGGTCAGCCCGCGAGCGACGAGTTTGCCGGTCGCGGTCGCGATGTACTCGCTGCCGTCCTTGCGGACCCACGACCGCTCCTGAAAGTCGCCGAGGATCCGCCCGAGCGTCGCCTGGGAGGCGTCGGTATCGGCTTCGAGTTCGCGCCGCGTCCGGCGCTGGTCGGCCAGCGCGGTCAGCACTGCCACGCGGTTCTCCGAGCGCGCGAGGAACTCGACCTCCTCCAGCACCGATTCCATACTCGTGTGTCCGACCGCGGAGCAAAAACGCTGTCCGTTCCGACAGCGATTGGGCCGCCGAACGTCGGCACCGATCGGCGTGACCGTCTCGGGACCGTTCCAATTTTCAGCAGCAAACAGCAGTATCTCGCACGAAGCGAGAGTAACTGTGTGTCGCTGGGCTTGACACAGAACTTTTGCTGCCATCAGCGTGTCATAGAAACTTCCGCACGCTCTGCTTATCCAAGTCTTGTCAAGACACTCGTGCAAGATACAACGCGCGTATCTGGCACTGATGGAATTTTGATCGACAGGAGTCGTAATCGCTGATACAGCGACCTCAGAGGCCTGCATGAATTGGCGACTGCAAGTACCTATCTGGACACATCTTGGTAACAAAGTGCTTTCCTTCGGCTGTCTAGTATGTATACATGAGGAACACCCAAGAGTTCTACTACGAGCCCGACGAGACCGAACAGCTCAGCACAGCCGTCGTCACGGCGGTCGCTCAAGCGCACGATGAGGATGTGCTTGAACAAGAATGGCTCATCAGTGACGACATCAACACGGACGCCCTCGATGGCCTCTTTCAGGAACGGAATCTCGATATGACCATCCAGTTCGAGGCCGACGGGACGACCGCGACGATCATCGCCGACAGAGATGGAAACCCCCGCATCAAAATCGAATCACACCGCTAAGTTACACGCTCCGCGAAGAGTTGGTTCAGCAGCTTTGGTGCGAAACAACGACGGTCTTTGTGCTGACTACAGCCTCTGTATGTTGCACCGCGTTCTGCAAGCATATCTACTCCAACATTTCACTATCCGGTAGCACCGCAGAGAATCGGCTGTGAATGTTTCTATGACACGCTATGCCATTGTTTTTCGTCCCTGTCGGAGTGACAGCGGGCGCGATAAACGCCGACCCGCCACCAGCAGTCACTCTCGACTGTCCAGTATACGCTACGGGAGCGTTGCCGAACGCGGGACGCGAGCC
This window of the Halapricum desulfuricans genome carries:
- the hisG gene encoding ATP phosphoribosyltransferase, which codes for MRIAVPNKGRLHEPSVELLERAGLHVVDGADRKLHAETVDPDVTILFARAADIPEYVSDGAADVGITGLDQVAEARRENLVELLDLEFGSCKLVLAAPEDGDIATVGDLDGGRVATEFPNVTREFLDEQGVDAEITEVSGATELTPHVDIADAIVDITSTGTTLRMNRLSVVADVLESSVRLFAREDTRDHEKVRQVETALGSVLAADGKRYLMMNTPADALDEVKEVLPGMGGPTVMDIAGSDDVAVHAVVDDSEVFETINALKDVGASDVLVTEIERLVE
- a CDS encoding HalOD1 output domain-containing protein, which encodes MRNTQEFYYEPDETEQLSTAVVTAVAQAHDEDVLEQEWLISDDINTDALDGLFQERNLDMTIQFEADGTTATIIADRDGNPRIKIESHR
- a CDS encoding helix-turn-helix transcriptional regulator, whose amino-acid sequence is MESVLEEVEFLARSENRVAVLTALADQRRTRRELEADTDASQATLGRILGDFQERSWVRKDGSEYIATATGKLVARGLTDLLEILETECELRGLVRYLPTHAMDFDLRHLADATITTPTQTRPNAPVKRLLDLVGAAGEVRAFSHAFNEQNLTVVERRASAGELSFAGVLSRSAIEALADDPELRDRLRSLLDAPDTEIHVREEGIPLAVTITDDTVHMLLRDETGVLRASIDTDDEAVRSWASDTFDHYWRTATTLTPDDLDQ
- a CDS encoding DUF7124 domain-containing protein, which translates into the protein MSASDDETGRVTLAFSLAAVERLENPTAAFEDAQTWSRAVGLIDDDTDRIERLVEQHDLRQDFDLQGRDRWLTLDEVRETTSTPRHVYVGASDDDMRVSTMFDWEYVRVTEAAEKADWAVAEPSESGVLARLLSAVRSLFR
- a CDS encoding chemotaxis protein CheC; the encoded protein is MSLQVDVRKLDLFNKMAKEGSETVADHLSQLAGIDAGIEVSKINFLDIEDVKTHLGSQKQVGIFVELVDPPHGYVLFLLEPRDSKQLVGQMVGGMGGDEPADGLFTDMERSAMQEIGNIMTSGYIDGWANVLDTTIDISTPSFAYGPASDIVDEMGGWPQEDIAFVVDSDIVAESTDVELTAYTFPRLRELVDLIQDIDLDTDVQTDTTASTDIVE